One Ranitomeya variabilis isolate aRanVar5 chromosome 4, aRanVar5.hap1, whole genome shotgun sequence genomic window, ATAACCACCGCGATACAGTGCCTGATAACCATCACCGTACATTGCCTGATAACCACCGCCACGCAGTGCATGATAACCACCGCGATACAGTGCCTGATAACCACCGCCACACAGTGCATGATAACCACCGCCATACAGTGCCTGATAACAATTGCCATACAGTGCCTGATAACCACTGCCATGCAGTGCATaaccaccaccatacagtgcttgaTAACCATCGCCATACAGTGCCTGATAACCGCCGCCATACAGTGCCTGATAACCACCGCGATACAGTGCCTGATAACCACCGTGATACAGTGCCTGATAACCACCGCAATAAAGTGCATGATCACCATCACCATACAGTGCCTGATAACCATCGCCATACAGTGCCTGATAACCACCGCCATACAGTGCCTGATAACCACCGCGATACAGTGCCTGATAACCACCGCTATACAGTGCCTGATAACCATTGCCATACAGTGCCTGATAACCACCGCGATACAGTGCCTGATAACCACCGCGATACAGTGCCTGATAACCATTGCCATACAGTGCCTGATAACCATTGCCATACAGTGCCTGATAACCACCGCGATACAGTGCATAATAACCACCGACACGCAGTGCCTGATAACCACCGCCATACAGTGCCTGATAACCACCGCCATACAGTGCCTGATAACGATCGCCATACAGTGCCTGATAACCATCGCCATACAGTGCCTGATAACCACCGCGATACAGTGCCTGATAACCACTGCAATACAGTGCCTTATAACCACCGCGATACAGTGCCTGATAACGATCGCCGTACATTGCCTGATAACCACCGCCACGCAGTGCATGATAACCACCGCGATACAGTGCATGATAACCACCGCCATACAGTGCCTGATAACAACCGCCATACAGTGCCTGATAACCACTGCCACGCAGTGCATaaccaccaccatacagtgcctgatAACCATCACCATACAGTGCCTGATAACCGCCGCCATACAGTGCCTGATAACCACCGCGATACAGTGCCTGATAACCGCCGCGATACAGTGCCTGATAACCACCGCGATACAGTGCATGATAACCACCGCCATACAGTGCTTGATAACCATCGCCATACAGTGCCTGATAACCACCACGATACAGTGCCTGATAACCACCGCCATACAGTGCCTGATAACCACCGCCATACAGTGCCTGATTACCACCGCCACGCAGTGCATGATAACTACCGCGATACAGTGCCTGATAACCACCGCCACACAGTGCATGATAACCACCACCATACAGTGCATGATAACCAGCGCCATACAGTGCCTGATAACCACCGCCATACAGTGCCTGATAACCACCGCCACGCAATGCATGATAACCACCGCCATACAGTGCCTGATAACCACCGCCTATACAGTGCCTGATACCACCGCCACACAGTGCATGATAACCACCGCCATACAGTGCCTGATaaccaccaccatacagtgcctgatAACCACCGCCATACAGTGCCTGATACCACCGCCACACAGTGCATGATAACCACCGCCATACAGTGCCTGATAACCACACCATACAGTGCCTGATAACCACCGCCATACAATGCCTAATAACCCACGCCACACTGTGCCTGATAaacaccgccatacagtgcctGATAACCACCGCCATACAGTGCGTGATAACTACCGCCATACAGTGTCTGATAACAACCGCCATATCGTGTTGATAACCAACGCCACATAGTGCATGATaaccaccgccatatagtgcctgaTAACTGACCTGATATAGTGCATGATGACCACCGTCATACAGTGCCTGATAGCCACCGCCACACAGTGCATGATAACCACCGCGATACAGTGCCTGATAACCATATAGTGAGTGATAACCACTTCCACACAGTGCAAGATAACCACTGCTATACAGTGAGTGATAAACACCGCCATACAGTGCATAATAACCACCGCCACACAGTGCCTGATAACCACCACCATATAGTGCGTGATAAACACCGCCATATAGTGAGTGATAACCACCGCCATACAGTGCTTGAATACCACTGCCATACAGTGCCTGATAACCACCACCATATAGTGCCTGATaactaccgccatacagtgcctaatAACCACCGCTATAGAGTGCCTGATAACCACCGCCATACAGTGCATAATAACCACCACTATAGAGTGCCTGATAATCACCATCACACCGTCATATATTGCTGATAACCACTGCCATTCAGTGCCTGTAaccactgccatatagtgcctgaTAACCACCGCCATTCAGTGCCTGTAaccactgccatatagtgcctgaTAACCACCACCATATAGTGCGTGATAAACACCGCCATATAGTGAGTGATaaacaccgccatacagtgctcataaCCACCGACATACAGTGCTTGAATACCACTGCCATACAGTGCCTGATAACCACCACCATATAGTGCCTGATtaccaccaccatacagtgcctaataacCACCGCTACAGAGTGCCTGATAATCACCATCACACCGTCATATATTGCTGATAACCACTGCAATACAGTGCCTGATAACCACCGCCATATAGTGGATGATAACCACTGCCATTCAGTGCCTGTAaccactgccatatagtgcctgaTAACCATAGCCATATAGTGCCTGATAACCACCACAATACAGTGCCTGATAACCACCGCAATATCGTGTTGATAACCAACGCCACATAGTGCATGATaaccaccgccatatagtgcctgaTAACCCACCTCATACAGTGCATGATAACCGTCATACAGTGCCTGATAACCACCGCCACAGTGTATGATAACCACCGCCACACAGTGCCTGATAACCATATAGTGAGTGACAACCACTTCCACACAGTGCCTGATAACCACCGCCATACAGTGCATAATAACCACCGCCACACAGTGCCTGATAACCACCACCATATAGTGCGTGATAAACACCGCCATATAGTGAGTGATaaacaccgccatacagtgctgaTAACCACCGCCATACAGTGCTTGAATACCACTGCCATACAGTGCCTGATAACCACCACCATATAGTGCCTGATAACCACCACCATAAAGTGCCTGGTAACCACCGTCATATAGTGCCTGATAACCACCACCATAAAGTGCCTGGTaaccaccgccatatagtgcctgaTAACCACCACCATAAAGTGCCTGGTAACCACCGCCATATAGTGCATGATaagcaccgccacgcactgccTGAAAaccaccaccatatagtgccagatAACCACTGCTATACAGTGCCTGATAATCACCATCACACCGTCATATATTGCTGATAACCACTGCTATACAGTGCCTGATAACCACCGCCATATAGTGGATGATAACCACTGCCATTCAGTGCCTGATAaccactgccatatagtgcctgaTAACCACAGCCATATAGTGCCTGATAACCACAGCCATATAGTGCCTGATAACAACCGCCATAAAGTGCCTGGTAACCAACGTCACGCAGTGCCTAATAACCACCGCCATACAGTGCCTGAACCTTGTCTGTCTCTACAGCCTGTGAACCTGTCTGATTGCTGTGACCAGACACATAACAGGAGGGGCTGCTTCCTCCTCGTTACCTTCTGGTGTCATCGGCAGGTACCACGGACACGGCACAGACACGTTCCCCGGGGAAGACGACGGCCAACACGCGAACTTATCGAATGTCCCATTACAGTAAACTCCTGGAAGAGAAGAGAACACGAAGCATCAGCAACAATGATGTCATCATGTGCTGTAAGCTAAGATGCTGCAAAAGGAAGGACACTAGTGACGCCATAATACGGAAGGGTCCAATAAATTGTGAGGACTTGTGTAATAAAGGACAGAAGAGAAGGAGCAggaaagaggaggaagagaaggaagggaaaggaagagaaggaaggaagaggaaaagaaaaaagacaaggagAAGGAAAGAAAAGGAAGAGAcagaaagaggaggaagagaaggaaaaaaagaaaagaaagaagagaaaagatggaagaggagaaaaagaaagaaagaggaggaagagaaggaaagaggaAGAGACagaaagaagaggaagaaaaggaaaaaagaggaagaaaagaaagaagaggaaaggagaaagaagagaaagaggagaaagaAAAGCAGGAGGAAAAGGAAAGAGGAGGAAGAGAATGAAAGAGggggaagagaaggaaagaaaaggaagagaaggaaaaaagagaaggaaagaggaggaagagagggaaagaaGAAGAGAAGGAAAGGGAAAGAAGAGGAAAGGAGGAAGAAAACAGGATGAGAAtgaaagaggaggaagagaaggaaagaagaggaagagaaggaagaagagatggagaaggaaagaagagaaggaaagaggaggaagagaggaagaaggGATAAGATACAGAGAAGGAAAAAAGAAGAAGAGAAGAAAGATGAGGagaaggaaaaaagaggaagagagGGGAAGACAAGGAAGGGAGGAAGAGAAAAGgaggaaaaagagaaagaaaaagggaAGAGAATAAAAAAAGAGAATGAGAAGAAAGAAGATAAAGACAAGGAAAAAAAGAGGATGAGAAGAAAGATGAGGAGAGGGAAAGAATAGGAAGAGAGGGAAAGAAGAGGAAGAGAATGAAGAAGAGAAGGAAAGGAAAAGAAGAGgaaaggaagaagaaaaagaaggaaagaggagaaagaaaaacaggatgagaaggaaagaggaggaagagaagaaaagaagaggaagagaaggaagaagagTTGGAAAAGGAAAGAGGAAGAAGAGAAGAAGAGAAATTATAAGATACAGAGAAGGAAAAAGAAGAGAAGAAAGACGAGAAGGAAAGAAGAGGAAGAGAGGGAAAGAATGGGAAAGGCggaagaagagaaagagaaggaaaaaagaaagaaggaagagaaggataaaggaggaagagaaggaaagaagagaaagagaaggaaAACGAGGAAAAGGAAAGAAGAGGAAGAGAGGGTAAGAAGAGGAAAAGAGGAAAAGAAGAGGAAAGGATGAAGAAGAAGAAAGGAAAGTGGAGGAAGAGAAAGAAAAACAGGAGGCGaagtaaagaaaaaaagagaaggaacaggagaaagagaaggaaagaggaggaagagaaggaataaGATACAGAGAAGTAAAAAGAAGAGAAGAAAGACGAGAAGGCGAGAAAAGGAAGAGAGGGAAAGAAGAGGAAaggagaaagaagagaaagagaatGAAAAACTGGAGAAGGAAAGAAGATGAAGAGAAGGAAGAATAGAAAGAGAAGTAAAgaaaacaaagaaggaacaggagaaAGAGAGGGAAAGAGGAGGAAGAGAATGAAGACGATACAGagaaggaaaaaagaggaagagaaGAAAGGATAAAGAGACATAAagaagaggaagagaaggaaagaaaagacGAGGACAAGAAGGAAAGAAGAGGAAGACAaggaagaagagaaagagaagcaacaaagaaaagaagaaagaagaaaagatggaaagaagaggaagagagggaaagaatggagaagagaaagaaagaaagaaaaaagaaggaaaaaaggaagagaaggaaaaaagaggaagagaaggaagaaaaaaatagaagaaagaagaaaaagagaaggaaagatgaaaagaaagaagagaagaaagaagaagagTGGGAAAGAAGAGGAAAGAAGGAAGACAAGAAAGAGAAAGACAGAAGAGGAAGAGAATATAAAagagaagaagggaagaagggaaGAAGTGGAAGAGAAGAAAGAAGAGGAGAAGGAAAGAAGAGGAATGTAGGAGAATGAAGAAGAGAAGGAGAAGATAAGAAGAGGAAGAGAAAGGAAAAGAGAGTAAGAGAAGTTAAGAAGAGGAAAaaaaggaagaagaggaagaaaaggaAAAGAAGAGAAAAACGGAAGAAGAGAAGGAACAAAGGGAAGAAGATGAAGTGAAGGAATAAGAGGTACAGAAAGGAAAGAAGATGAGatagaagaggaggagaaggaaagaagaggaagaggaggagcatgAAGAATATAAGGAGAAGAAAAGAAGAGGAAAAGAAGGTAGAACAGGAAGAGAAGTGAAAGAAGTAgaagaggaagaaaagaagagaaagagaaggaaaaagagaCAGTGAAGGAAagaaggaggaagaagaaggaaaGAAGAGTAAGAAAAGAAGGATGAAGAGTGAGAGATGGGAAAGGAAAAAGAGAAGAGGAATATAAGTGAAAGAACAGGAAGAGGAAGAGAAGTGAAAGaagaggaaaagaaggaagaagaggaggaagaggagaaagagaaggaaaaaagaaggaaaaggaagaagAGGAAAAGAAGTGAAAGAACAGCAAGATAAAGGAAAGAAGAGGAAACAAATGAAAAGTATGAGAAAGGAAAGAAGATGAAGATAAGAAAGAAGAGAAAGGAGTAAAAAGAGAAGGAggaagaaatggaagaagaggaagaGAAGGGAAAGAAGAGGAGTAAAGGGAAGAAGAGAAGAGGAAGAGAATGGAAAGAAGAGGAAATAGAGAATGAAGACGAGGAAGAGAAGGGAAAGAAGAGGAAGAGAAAGGAAAGAAGAGGAAGTGAAGTAAGACGTGGAGGAGAAGGAAGAGAaaggagaaaataaaaataaaaaagaaagtagagaaagaaaaagaaaggaaaaaagaggaagaaaaggaagaagagaaagagaaggaaggagagaaagagaagggAAAGAAGGAGGAAAAGGATACATGAAAAGAAGGTGAAGATAATAAGGAAAACAAGGAAAGCGGAGGAAGagaaagaagaagaggaggagaagggaAGAAGATTAAGAAGTGGAGGAGAAGGGAAGACATGGAAGAAGAAAAATTGGATGGGAAAGGGAAAGAGGAAGAAGTAAGGATGAAGAAGAGgtaaaaaagaggaggaggaggtgtagaagGGAAAAAATCAGGAGAAGGAGCAAagaataaaaagaaagaaaatatgtATGAGATGTAAGAGAAGGGTAGAAAAAGAAAAGCAGAGAAAAGAATAAGGGAATAAGTAGAAAAgactgaaaagaaaaaaggaaagaagtgaaaagatgagaaaaaaatattAATGAGGAGCAAAGGAGGTGAATATAAAAGAAATCGAAGAAAAGGAACAAGATTTAAAATGAGGAAaagaggaaggagaaatgagaagaggAAAAACATGAAAGTGGTGAAGTAGAAGTAGAAGACAATGGAGATGGGCTAATGGACTTAGACAACTTAAAGGagctgtccactactcggacaaccctttctcaatcacTGTACTACCTCACGAAAAATAGTAACAGCCTTGTTTTGCGTTTAGAAAAATGGTGATTGAGAATTGgtcgtctgagtagtggacaacccctgtaagtaAGAAGGATAGGAGGAGCTGaacagaaaaaaatggagaaaaatggTAGAGAAGTAATAGTCTGAGAAAAAGACAAATCTGAAGTCACGTGAGAAAAGGAGAAGAGGACACAAATAAACGTAAAAATGCTAAAAACAAAAGGAAAGGGAAAAGACAAAATGAGAAAGAAAAGTAAGAGGTGTAGGaagtggaggagaaggaggaagatgggGAGAAAAAGGAAGATGGAGAACAATAAGAAACAATGAGGAGAAGGATGGAGATtaaaggaagaagaggaggaaaaagaagAAGACAAAAACAAGAATAAAGATGACGAGAAGTGGGTAGAAGATAAGAAAGAGGAAGAGGTTGAGGAATAAAATAAGGAAGTAAGTAGAGAAAGAGAAAGAATAAAGAAAACAGAGAAGAGgaaataaaaggtaaaaaaaaagaggACAACATGGTAGAGAAATAATCAGTCTGAAGTAAGAGACAAATCTACATTTAAATGAGAAAAATAAAGTAAAGGAAAAAGAGAAGAACGAGGAAAAAAAGAAGGAAGAGGGGGCGGGGAAGAAGAGGAGGGAGGGAAGAaagaagaaaaataagaaaatggaaaaagaAAGAAGATGATGAGAAATGGTGTGAAGAGAAGAGGAAGAATTGGAAGAGAAGTGGGAGGAATGAAGAAAGAAGACGATGAGGAACATAAGAAAAGGTAGACCAAAAAGAGAAGGAAGAAGAAAAGGTGAAGGAAAAATAacaggaagaagaggaagaaaaaatgGAGATGAACTGACAAAATGAATAGAAGGCAATGTCAAAGGTGACAATAGAAATGGAAAGGAAAGGTGTAAGAAGATGAGGAGACACAACAAGAAggaaaacagaaaagcaaaaatagTAGAAAGAGAAGAATCTGAAGAACAAAGACAAGACAAGCTAAATGAGAAAAAATGCTAAGGAATTCATGTAAAGAATATACCGGAAGAAAACAAGGAAAGGATAAAAGTAGAGGGagaagaggaagagaaggaagaagcGGAAGATGACAAAAGATGAAATGAATTAAAATGTATAGAAAATGAGTGCGAAGAAGAAAGAGCATAAATTATAAAATGAGAAGAAAAGGGTAAAAAAAGAAGAAATGGATGATGATGAGTATAAGTACGAAGAAAGGAAGAAGAATCGAATCTCAGAAGAAAGTGAAGTAAAAGTGAAGGAGGAAGTACAGAAGAAAGAGGaagcagaagaaaaagaagaaagctTAGTCaaaagacaaagagaaaaaaagaaggagAAGAAGAGAAGGAAGTAGAggagaaaaaagaaggaaaaaatagtaggaagaaaaaaagaaggaaaacaaGAAGAATTGAAGGGGTAATACAAATCAGAAATAGGTGGAAGATGAGAAATGGGTGGAAACAGAAATAGAGGATAtagaagatgagaaaaaaaggaaagaaaagacgAGAATGGATAAATGAGAATAAAAAAAGAGCAGAAGGGAATAGAGAAAGATTAAGAAGAATTTGCAGAGAAGGAAGAAAGTAATAAAAAGAAGACAGTTTGCcatagaggaggaggaagagggtgaagaaaatacagagaaaagagAAGTGATAACGCGACTGCCTCTAAGGGTTTGTTCTGTTTCTCAGTGTAATCTTCTCGGAGTCTCCGGCGTCTCCAGTTATTATGATTTCTGGATACTGAGGGGCCATAAAGCTCCGGTAATATCATCCTCCTTATCACTGACTCCTCACAGTCTCCTCTCCGCTGGTGCTGATGGGCAATTATTATATGGACTCATAAATCCCCTCAACCATCACTGCGTGGGGACTTCAGGCAATAACACAAGATAAGAACTCCGGATCCTGAGCTGCGGAATCTGAAGGAAACTCCACCACACGGAATCTCTGGAGCGCTGAGAACCTTAGATGGACAAATTGAGAAGAAGTGTCCATTACTGGATATCCATAGCAATGCTTGGAGGCCTACAATAGGCTTctggtcatctcattatcattagagggtggggtcagcagtcatctcattatcattaaagggcggggtcagcagggtcatctcattatGATTGGAGGGCGGggtcagcagtcatctcattatcattagagggtgagGTCAGCTATCATCTCATTATCAGAAGCAGGAgtcagcagtcatctcattatcattagagagaAGGGTCAGCAGTATTCTCATTGTCATTAAagggcggggtcagcagagtcatctcattatcataggAGGGCGGattcagcagggtcatctcattatcattagagggaggggtcagtagagtcatctcattgTCAGTACAGGGAGGGGTCAGAAGAGTAATCTCATTATCAGTAGTGGGTGAggtcagcagtcatctcattatcagagggcggggtcagcagggtcatctcattatcAGGAGAGGGTGGGATCAGCAGAGTAATCTCATTATCAgtagagggtggggtcagcagagtcatctcatcattagaGGGTGGGTTCAGCAGATTCATCTCATTATCAATAGGGCTCAGGGTCAGCAGGGTAATCTCATTATAATTAGtgggtggggtcagcagagtcactTCATTATCATTAGAGTGAGGGGTCAGCACGGTCTTCTCATTGTAATTAGTgggcggggtcagcagagtcatctcattgtcattagagggcggggtcagcagggtcatctcattatcattagggttgaggtcaggagtaGATACAGGACCCATCAGCTTAGCATTACCAGCCATTGGGCATGACCACCAAGAAGAATGGGCAGGCTTAGCCTCTACTGCATAGATGTCACCATATGACCCATAAAGTGCTGATTATTAATAATGCCTTAGATcaatttttttaactatttattagAAAAGAAAGAAGAAATCTCATCTCTTCACTGAGAAGATCTGTGATAGGACAGGAGCGTCTTGACATGGGTGAATAAACCACATTTACATCACACCCCGGTGGAGAGCTGCGACTGTTCATTCTTCTCTGGGGATTTTAACGGTTTCTACCAAAAGACCGGTTATTGGCTGACATTGGTAGCTTAGGACGGTTACTTGTCATTGTTGCCATCTTTATTAGCTTCTTGGGATCAGAGTTGGGTTTGGTAGAGTTTTCTTTGGAGGCTATTAGAATGCTTGTTGTATACTGCCTTAAATTATATTTCTGAGAGGAGCGATGGGGTCCATCCAACACCATGAAAATTCATGGACCCTTAGTGAGGAATCCAGGCTTACCGAACTAAGAAGTCCCCACCTTTCCGAACACACGAGAGGAGTCAAAAACGAGCAAGCTGTTTAACTTATGGAAATTATGTGACTAGAGAAAACTACTGGAAAATGTCCCATAAATGGCAGGTATCCTCCATCTCTATTTGGACTTCAAGAGAAACTAGAACATGGTACTATCAGAGAACAAATCTTAGCCCTGACCGTTGGCTTTGTAATATCTTGTTTCGATGATAAAAAGTTTTCTACTGGCTATTCAAAAACGTTGGTGTTTCCTCAAAGTTGGATTGACCACTGGTTTTGAGAAAATTTTGTGAACATCCTTCCGAGCCTCGTCAAGAAGCAGATTTGTTCTTCTCGGAGAATAAGTTCTTTTTAGTAGCAATTGTCTCATCGGAGAGGGAAAGTGAGCTACAAACGTACAAACGTTGAAGGCCAAAGAACTCTACTTTTCTTTTTACGGATAAGATAGTGTTGAGGATGTTACCCAGCTTCAAACCCAACGTCATTGGTGAGATGGTCCTTCTGTAAAACAGACCATCAGTGACCCAAATAGGTGGAATAAAGCCTCTATACCTGCACTAGTGAACTTGTGGAGTGATGCCACCAACTCAAGAAGAATGATGGTAGGGCTTCCCCTGAAAGTCCTCATTCTTCAAGGACCAGGCTCATGTTTTGGCAGGAAATATTTTCCTACTGGTGGCTTGAAGCAAGCCAAATTTTTTTGGCATTTCAGACTGGATTTCTCGGCTAGAGAAGATGCCAGTTTTTCATTTCTGACATTTCACACCTTTAGGGATCGTGCTACATTCCCAGATGTATGTGCTGTACATTCCCAGATGTATGTGCTCTACACATTCCCAGATGTATGTGCTCTACACATTCCCAGATGTATGTGCTCTACACATTCCCAGATGTATGTGCTCTACACATTCCCAGATGTATGTGCTCTACACATTCCCAGATGTATGTGCTCTACACATTCCCAGATGTATGTGCTCTACATTCCCAGATGTATGTGCTCTACATTCCCAGATGTATGTGCTCTACACATTCCCAGATGTA contains:
- the LOC143767109 gene encoding uncharacterized protein LOC143767109, encoding MCCKLRCCKRKDTSDAIIRKGPINCEDLCNKGQKRRSRKEEEEKEGKGREGRKRKRKKTRRRKEKEETERGGREGKKEKKEEKRWKRRKRKKEEEEKERGRDRKKRKKRKKEEEKKEEERRKKRKRRKKSRRKRKEEEENERGGREGKKRKRRKKEKERGGREGKKKRRKGKEEERRKKRKGRRGKEVKEQQDKGKKRKQMKSMRKERR